GGTGGGGAAGGACCGCTTCATCCAGATCGTCTCCTGCAACACCCACAACATCGCGGTGATCGTGAAGACGCTCGCCTCGGAGGGGAAGAATCTGACTCTCGAGCGGGCGCGGTTCGTGTGCATGCGCCGCGCGAACGACATCTCGCAGGACTCCGGGTTCCTCCCGGCGCCGAACGTCGGGAAGCACGACGACCCGAAGTACGGCACCCATCACGCCCGCGACGCGTCGCATCTCCTGGAGACGCTCGGGTGGAAGCCGGAGATGTTCTCTTCCGCCGTCAAGCTCAACACCCAGTACATGCACGCCCTCTGGTTCGACCTGAAGGTGAACCGCCCGACCACGCGCGAGGAGATCGTCGCCCGGTTCCGGAAGAACGACAAGGTCGCGCTGACCGAGCGGCGCTCGGCGAACCAGGTGTTCTCGTTCGGGCGCGATCACGGGTACTACGGCCGGCTCCTCTCGCAGACGGTGATCTCGACGCCGACGCTCACGATGCCGTCGGATCACGAGATCGTCGGCTTCTGCTTCACGCCGCAGGACGGGAACTCGCTCGCGTCGTCGATCGCGGCGGCGCTCTGGCTGATGGAACCCGAGCGCGATCCGTGGCAGCGGATGGATCCGCTCAAACGCTTCTTCTTCCAGGAAATCTGACCTTTCGCGCTCGACGCCGGTCGCGTCGAGCGCGAAAGACGGAATCCCAGGCTCGCGCCGGCGAGCCGCGGAGATCGTCCCGAGGCGAGAGCGCGGCTGCCGTGCCGCGGCCGGCGCCCAGTTGCCGGGGGATCCGCCGATGCGCCGCCGGCCACGCGGCGGCCCCGGACGAGCGAAGGATCCCGGGGGCGTTCTCCCCCGCCTCCTGTCCGCGCGCCGCGTGCGTTACCATCCTCCCCGATGTCCACGGCCGAAAAGCCCCGGGCCGCGCCCGCCGCCGCGCTCGTCGCGCGTTTCACGGCCTTCGCGATCGAGCAGTTCCCGGAGGCGTTCGAAACGCTCCGTTCCGCGTTCGAGAGCGTCGCGCGCTCGGCCGGCGGCGGACAACGCGCCGAGGATCTCGAAGCCCTCCGCGCTCCGCTCGCGGAGGCCCTTCGGAGGGCTCTCCCCGCCCGGGCGCCGCGCTCGACCCCCGAGACGACCCCGGGCGTCGACGCTTCGGATCGGCTCGCCGCGGCCGCCGCCCGGGTCATCGACGCCTGCGACGGATTCCTGGCGCGCGAGGCGATCGCGGCGTCGCTCCAGCCGGGAGAGAAGCTCGAGATCCTCCGGGGAATGCTGCTGACCCGCGCCGTCGACAACCGCCTGAAGGCCTTCTTCACGGGCGGCGAGGTCCGCTGGAAGAACTCGTCGTTCCAGGGAAAGGGATTCCGGTCGCTCGGGCAGGAGGCGATCTATGCGGCCGGCATTCGTCTCCGCCGAGGCTCGTGCTACGGCGGCGACGGGCCGTGGAGGGGCGACGTCGTGGCGCCGCTCATTCGCGATCTCGGCCTCGCGCTCGCGATGCAGCCGGACCGCGAGAGCGTGCGCATGGTCCTCTCCGCCCAGATGGGGAAGACCGGGCCGCCGATGAACGGGAAGGACCTGCACGTCGGCGATTTCGCGCGGGGAATCCTTCCCGCGTCGGCCCCGCTGGCGATCTCTTCGCTGACGGTCGCCGGGCTCGCGCTGGCGTTCGCGATGGATCGGACGGGGCAGGTCGCGGTCTCGCTGATCGGCGAGGGGGGCACGTCTCTCGGCGAATGGCACGAGGCGATCAACCTCTGCGCCGCGCGGAAGCTCCCCGCGATCTTCTGCGTCCAGAACAACCAGACGGCGCTCTCGACACCCGTCTCCGACCAGTGCTCCGCGCGCGTCTTCGCGGAAAAGGCGGCGGGTTACGGCATTCCGGGAATCACGATCGACGGGACGGACGCGGCGGCGGTCGCGGCCGCGTTCTCCTGGGCCGCGGACCGGGCCCGCTCCGGGCGCGGACCGGCGTTGATCGAGCTCGTGGCGATGCGCATGTGCGGCCACGCGCACCACGACGACATGCTCTATCTGGGGAAGGACCCTCCGCCGTCGTGGGATTACCCGGAGCTCTCCGAAGCGGGGTACGCCGACCGCGATCTCTACGACTTCTGGGCGCGTCGGGACCCGATCGCC
This DNA window, taken from Thermoanaerobaculia bacterium, encodes the following:
- a CDS encoding thiamine pyrophosphate-dependent enzyme, which translates into the protein MSTAEKPRAAPAAALVARFTAFAIEQFPEAFETLRSAFESVARSAGGGQRAEDLEALRAPLAEALRRALPARAPRSTPETTPGVDASDRLAAAAARVIDACDGFLAREAIAASLQPGEKLEILRGMLLTRAVDNRLKAFFTGGEVRWKNSSFQGKGFRSLGQEAIYAAGIRLRRGSCYGGDGPWRGDVVAPLIRDLGLALAMQPDRESVRMVLSAQMGKTGPPMNGKDLHVGDFARGILPASAPLAISSLTVAGLALAFAMDRTGQVAVSLIGEGGTSLGEWHEAINLCAARKLPAIFCVQNNQTALSTPVSDQCSARVFAEKAAGYGIPGITIDGTDAAAVAAAFSWAADRARSGRGPALIELVAMRMCGHAHHDDMLYLGKDPPPSWDYPELSEAGYADRDLYDFWARRDPIARWAEKLVAEGALAAGDLDRLREETARLVEEEARAVIDAPWPDPGAAGEGVFAGEPPRRRIEPLEERAARSEAIPEVLPVEPGLPFDPKGKTFLEAVMLGVGDALRADPRAFVIGEDVGGKYGNAFLLLRPLLAEFGDRILNSPLAEGAVIAACVGSALAGKRPIGEMQFNDFVATGFDGLVNNAAKIRYRWGGEVPMVLRMPWGGLRHAGPYHSQNTEPWFYRTPGLKIVVPSTPEDARALMAAAVADPDPVLYYEHIALYRDPRVKQAIPDAAPAPLPLGKAAVRRPGKDVAIVSYGAYVHAARRVAETLSADGIDCAVLDLRTLVPLDRRALLAVARRCGRVLIVHEDSRTGGIGESLAAIIQEEAFEWLDAPIRILGALDTPVPYSPPLEEFFLPSEAEIEKAARLLARY